A stretch of Oncorhynchus mykiss isolate Arlee chromosome 26, USDA_OmykA_1.1, whole genome shotgun sequence DNA encodes these proteins:
- the LOC110506529 gene encoding ataxin-1-like isoform X2 — MKPGHERNQECLPPKKRDLNNSTSSSSAGGGAGSGVGGGGEVATQSSGVSSDTQGGGTAEEWLRAQPGLHYGVESAEGLQGLPVDQYSMLYRVALPSVSYSQTSLHPVLSHISPAYTVPSSLLQHHPGISYPPLGYAQIPHSSFQFVSPYGAVPYAVPPGFVPSSLISPSGTLSQPHLVPYQSVIQEGVVSPPTQTHVSAHAFAKVGSSGGVPLMLTSEQAAQHQQHLGALPAAELSPRGVPVFYHSRGTRAAPAPWDPYSREQETDGDREVNGGEREQAAREMLQDSVYNARNPRLPQAASASVALEHAQDRSLKSRRLDERASPGQRSTPDTDLEVQQVVGRLASPVQGVSGGRKEVSFGPLNLSQGSQRGREAHGEAGESAGRTGYAIHPAVYGDPRVMAHQQQAGQPGHAVILANGQTVLVPLDYHHHHLPHQHQQPPQHYPSQTNDDTSAVTMASPTPYSKASESPARVCLPDRAVVELAAVEQHPQQPFSVPVTAALTQAPAPTPAPSNPSHFMKGAIIQLATGELKRVEDLQTQDFVRSAEVSGGLKIDSSMVVDIRTSQQRPGLVVLHFTVGEQQSKVTIDVPPEHPFFVFGQGWSSCSPERTAQLYGLACHHLQVGDVCVSITLQQPPQQQQQQQQQQQTQARTSTKANSTSGAIGQPMGPPAPQQPRPQPHFRMERVHRERERGDKEEPMQLRGVGQSEMPTRPNRTSAEHTRSQSSYYLHTEGSVRPGAGVGVVSTVSSASQRRWSAPGLQRCMKVEEGAHPQLSSSRPSFIPQEVKLSIEGRSNAGK; from the exons ATGAAGCCAGGTCACGAGCGCAATCAGGAGTGCCTGCCTCCCAAGAAGAGGGATCTCAACaacagcaccagtagtagtagtgcgGGAGGAGGGGCAGGAagtggggtggggggaggaggagaagtggcCACTCAGAGCTCAGGGGTCAGTAGTGACACTCAGGGAGGAGGCACAGCAGAAGAGTGGCTGCGTGCCCAGCCTGGTCTACACTATGGAGTAGAGAGTGCTGAGGGCCTCCAAGGGCTGCCCGTTGACCAGTACAGCATGCTCTATAGGGTggctctcccctctgtctcctacTCCCAGACCAGTCTACACCCAGTGTTAAGCCATATCTCTCCAGCTTACACTGTCCCCTCATCTCTCCTACAGCATCATCCAGGGATCTCCTATCCCCCTCTAGGCTATGCCCAGAtcccccactcctctttccaGTTTGTCTCCCCATACGGTGCAGTCCCTTATGCAGTCCCCCCTGGCTTTGTCCCCAGCTCCCTGATCTCTCCCTCGGGCACCCTCTCCCAGCCCCACCTGGTCCCCTACCAGTCAGTCATCCAGGAGGGGGTGGTCTCCCCTCCTACCCAGACACATGTATCTGCCCATGCCTTTGCCAAAGTGGGGTCGTCCGGAGGTGTCCCGCTGATGCTGACCTCGGAGCAGGCTgcccagcaccagcagcacctGGGTGCGCTGCCCGCCGCAGAGCTCAGTCCTCGGGGAGTGCCTGTCTTTTACCACTCTCGGGGAACCAGGGCTGCACCTGCCCCCTGGGACCCCTACAGCAGGGAGCAGGAGACAGACGGGGATAGGGAGGtgaatggaggggagagggagcaggCAGCCAGGGAGATGCTCCAGGACTCAGTCTACAATGCCAGGAATCCACGGCTGCCGCAGGCAGCATCTGCCTCTGTAGCACTGGAGCACGCACAGGACAGAAGCCTGAAGAGCCGCAGGCTGGACGAGAGGGCTTCGCCTGGGCAGCGCAGCACCCCAGATACTGACCTGGAG GTTCAGCAGGTCGTTGGTCGCCTAGCCTCTCCTGTCCAAGGTGTGAGTGGAGGCCGCAAAGAGGTGTCCTTTGGTCCCCTGAACCTATCCCAGGGCtctcagagaggcagagaggctcatggggaggcaggggagagtgCTGGCCGGACAGGGTACGCGATCCACCCTGCGGTGTATGGAGACCCCCGAGTGATGGCCCATCAACAGCAGGCAGGGCAGCCAGGCCACGCTGTCATCTTGGCCAATGGACAGACAGTCCTGGTCCCCTTagactatcaccaccaccacctcccccacCAACATCAACAGCCACCCCAGCACTACCCCAGCCAAACCAATGATGACACCTCTGCTGTCACCATGGCCTCCCCCACCCCCTACTCTAAAGCCTCTGAATCTCCAGCCAGAGTGTGCCTCCCAGACAGGGCTGTGGTGGAGCTGGCCGCTGTGGAGCAGCACCCCCAGCAGCCTTTTTCTGTCCCAGTCACGGCAGCACTCACGCAGGCCCCGGCGCCCACCCCTGCCCCCTCCAATCCCTCCCATTTCATGAAGGGGGCCATCATCCAGCTGGCCACGGGGGAGCTGAAGCGTGTGGAGGACCTGCAGACTCAGGACTTTGTGCGGAGTGCTGAGGTGAGCGGGGGGCTGAAGATCgactccagcatggtggtggacATCAGGACCAGCCAGCAGAGACCCGGCCTGGTGGTGCTGCACTTCACAGTTGGCGAGCAGCAGAGCAAGGTGACCATCGACGTGCCCCCGGAGCACCCcttctttgtgtttggccaggGCTGGTCCTCCTGTAGCCCAGAGCGCACGGCCCAGCTCTATGGCCTGGCCTGCCACCACCTGCAGGTAGGAgacgtgtgtgtgtccatcacTCTGCAGCAGCCGCCCCAG caacaacaacaacaacaacagcagcagcagacccAAGCCAGGACTTCCACCAAAGCCAACTCCACATCAGGGGCCATCGGCCAGCCCATGGGGCCCCCTGCCCCCCAGCAGCCCAGGCCACAGCCTCACTTCAGGATGGAACGCgtccacagagagagggagaggggggataaaGAGGAGCCCATGCAACTAAGGGGTGTTGGGCAGAGTGAGATGCCTACCAGACCAAATAGGACTTCAGCAGAGCACACTAGGAGCCAGAGCAGTTACTATTTGCACACGGAGGGTTCTGTTCGTCCAGGGGCGGGGGTGGGAGTGGTGTCGACAGTGTCGAGCGCGTCTCAGAGGCGCTGGTCCGCCCCAGGCCTTCAGAGATGCATGAAGGTGGAGGAAGGGGCGCACCCTCAGCTGTCCTCCTCTCGACCCTCCTTCATCCCACAGGAGGTCAAACTGTCCATTGAGGGGCGCTCTAACGCTGGGAAGTAG
- the LOC110506529 gene encoding ataxin-1-like isoform X1 has protein sequence MKPGHERNQECLPPKKRDLNNSTSSSSAGGGAGSGVGGGGEVATQSSGVSSDTQGGGTAEEWLRAQPGLHYGVESAEGLQGLPVDQYSMLYRVALPSVSYSQTSLHPVLSHISPAYTVPSSLLQHHPGISYPPLGYAQIPHSSFQFVSPYGAVPYAVPPGFVPSSLISPSGTLSQPHLVPYQSVIQEGVVSPPTQTHVSAHAFAKVGSSGGVPLMLTSEQAAQHQQHLGALPAAELSPRGVPVFYHSRGTRAAPAPWDPYSREQETDGDREVNGGEREQAAREMLQDSVYNARNPRLPQAASASVALEHAQDRSLKSRRLDERASPGQRSTPDTDLEVQQVVGRLASPVQGVSGGRKEVSFGPLNLSQGSQRGREAHGEAGESAGRTGYAIHPAVYGDPRVMAHQQQAGQPGHAVILANGQTVLVPLDYHHHHLPHQHQQPPQHYPSQTNDDTSAVTMASPTPYSKASESPARVCLPDRAVVELAAVEQHPQQPFSVPVTAALTQAPAPTPAPSNPSHFMKGAIIQLATGELKRVEDLQTQDFVRSAEVSGGLKIDSSMVVDIRTSQQRPGLVVLHFTVGEQQSKVTIDVPPEHPFFVFGQGWSSCSPERTAQLYGLACHHLQVGDVCVSITLQQPPQQQKQLLQQQQQQQQQQQQQQQQQTQARTSTKANSTSGAIGQPMGPPAPQQPRPQPHFRMERVHRERERGDKEEPMQLRGVGQSEMPTRPNRTSAEHTRSQSSYYLHTEGSVRPGAGVGVVSTVSSASQRRWSAPGLQRCMKVEEGAHPQLSSSRPSFIPQEVKLSIEGRSNAGK, from the exons ATGAAGCCAGGTCACGAGCGCAATCAGGAGTGCCTGCCTCCCAAGAAGAGGGATCTCAACaacagcaccagtagtagtagtgcgGGAGGAGGGGCAGGAagtggggtggggggaggaggagaagtggcCACTCAGAGCTCAGGGGTCAGTAGTGACACTCAGGGAGGAGGCACAGCAGAAGAGTGGCTGCGTGCCCAGCCTGGTCTACACTATGGAGTAGAGAGTGCTGAGGGCCTCCAAGGGCTGCCCGTTGACCAGTACAGCATGCTCTATAGGGTggctctcccctctgtctcctacTCCCAGACCAGTCTACACCCAGTGTTAAGCCATATCTCTCCAGCTTACACTGTCCCCTCATCTCTCCTACAGCATCATCCAGGGATCTCCTATCCCCCTCTAGGCTATGCCCAGAtcccccactcctctttccaGTTTGTCTCCCCATACGGTGCAGTCCCTTATGCAGTCCCCCCTGGCTTTGTCCCCAGCTCCCTGATCTCTCCCTCGGGCACCCTCTCCCAGCCCCACCTGGTCCCCTACCAGTCAGTCATCCAGGAGGGGGTGGTCTCCCCTCCTACCCAGACACATGTATCTGCCCATGCCTTTGCCAAAGTGGGGTCGTCCGGAGGTGTCCCGCTGATGCTGACCTCGGAGCAGGCTgcccagcaccagcagcacctGGGTGCGCTGCCCGCCGCAGAGCTCAGTCCTCGGGGAGTGCCTGTCTTTTACCACTCTCGGGGAACCAGGGCTGCACCTGCCCCCTGGGACCCCTACAGCAGGGAGCAGGAGACAGACGGGGATAGGGAGGtgaatggaggggagagggagcaggCAGCCAGGGAGATGCTCCAGGACTCAGTCTACAATGCCAGGAATCCACGGCTGCCGCAGGCAGCATCTGCCTCTGTAGCACTGGAGCACGCACAGGACAGAAGCCTGAAGAGCCGCAGGCTGGACGAGAGGGCTTCGCCTGGGCAGCGCAGCACCCCAGATACTGACCTGGAG GTTCAGCAGGTCGTTGGTCGCCTAGCCTCTCCTGTCCAAGGTGTGAGTGGAGGCCGCAAAGAGGTGTCCTTTGGTCCCCTGAACCTATCCCAGGGCtctcagagaggcagagaggctcatggggaggcaggggagagtgCTGGCCGGACAGGGTACGCGATCCACCCTGCGGTGTATGGAGACCCCCGAGTGATGGCCCATCAACAGCAGGCAGGGCAGCCAGGCCACGCTGTCATCTTGGCCAATGGACAGACAGTCCTGGTCCCCTTagactatcaccaccaccacctcccccacCAACATCAACAGCCACCCCAGCACTACCCCAGCCAAACCAATGATGACACCTCTGCTGTCACCATGGCCTCCCCCACCCCCTACTCTAAAGCCTCTGAATCTCCAGCCAGAGTGTGCCTCCCAGACAGGGCTGTGGTGGAGCTGGCCGCTGTGGAGCAGCACCCCCAGCAGCCTTTTTCTGTCCCAGTCACGGCAGCACTCACGCAGGCCCCGGCGCCCACCCCTGCCCCCTCCAATCCCTCCCATTTCATGAAGGGGGCCATCATCCAGCTGGCCACGGGGGAGCTGAAGCGTGTGGAGGACCTGCAGACTCAGGACTTTGTGCGGAGTGCTGAGGTGAGCGGGGGGCTGAAGATCgactccagcatggtggtggacATCAGGACCAGCCAGCAGAGACCCGGCCTGGTGGTGCTGCACTTCACAGTTGGCGAGCAGCAGAGCAAGGTGACCATCGACGTGCCCCCGGAGCACCCcttctttgtgtttggccaggGCTGGTCCTCCTGTAGCCCAGAGCGCACGGCCCAGCTCTATGGCCTGGCCTGCCACCACCTGCAGGTAGGAgacgtgtgtgtgtccatcacTCTGCAGCAGCCGCCCCAGCAACAGAAACAGctcctgcagcagcagcagcaacaacaacaacaacaacaacaacaacagcagcagcagacccAAGCCAGGACTTCCACCAAAGCCAACTCCACATCAGGGGCCATCGGCCAGCCCATGGGGCCCCCTGCCCCCCAGCAGCCCAGGCCACAGCCTCACTTCAGGATGGAACGCgtccacagagagagggagaggggggataaaGAGGAGCCCATGCAACTAAGGGGTGTTGGGCAGAGTGAGATGCCTACCAGACCAAATAGGACTTCAGCAGAGCACACTAGGAGCCAGAGCAGTTACTATTTGCACACGGAGGGTTCTGTTCGTCCAGGGGCGGGGGTGGGAGTGGTGTCGACAGTGTCGAGCGCGTCTCAGAGGCGCTGGTCCGCCCCAGGCCTTCAGAGATGCATGAAGGTGGAGGAAGGGGCGCACCCTCAGCTGTCCTCCTCTCGACCCTCCTTCATCCCACAGGAGGTCAAACTGTCCATTGAGGGGCGCTCTAACGCTGGGAAGTAG